In Desulfovibrio sp. UIB00, the following are encoded in one genomic region:
- a CDS encoding dihydrodipicolinate synthase family protein, translated as MKYITPTLTALKSKTEIDVQSCLKHYDFLINAGIDGAAIFGSSGEFPHLSVEERKSLISAAIKHIDRRMQVLIGTGDMRVEECVAMSNFAFEQGADGVMVVGPWYFALTDADVMSYFGAVAEQVRGKVYIYNYPDRTGYSISPSVVLELARRYPNIVGIKDTIPDMAHTVELIQTVKGNIPSFEVLSGFDHNFASNVLAGGDGCIAAVSNVRPDLCVAWRDAMKARDFDGTMKYQQLFNRIVGVYGFSSPFMAAMKGLLVDAGIFASATVASPYQEATSAQMFAVREFMRGF; from the coding sequence ATGAAATATATAACGCCCACACTTACCGCGCTGAAAAGCAAAACAGAAATCGACGTGCAGTCGTGCCTCAAACATTACGACTTTCTTATTAATGCCGGTATTGACGGTGCGGCCATATTTGGCAGTTCCGGTGAGTTTCCGCATCTTTCTGTTGAAGAACGCAAGAGCCTGATTTCTGCGGCCATCAAGCATATCGACCGCCGTATGCAGGTGCTGATCGGCACTGGCGACATGCGGGTTGAAGAATGCGTCGCCATGTCCAACTTTGCCTTTGAGCAGGGCGCGGACGGCGTGATGGTGGTGGGGCCGTGGTACTTTGCCCTCACCGATGCGGATGTGATGAGCTACTTCGGCGCGGTGGCGGAGCAGGTGCGCGGCAAGGTGTACATCTACAACTACCCTGACCGCACCGGGTACAGCATTTCGCCCAGCGTGGTGCTTGAACTCGCCCGCCGATATCCCAACATTGTGGGCATCAAGGACACCATTCCTGACATGGCCCACACGGTGGAGCTTATCCAGACCGTCAAGGGCAACATCCCATCCTTTGAAGTATTGAGCGGCTTTGATCATAACTTTGCGTCAAACGTTCTGGCTGGCGGCGACGGCTGCATTGCGGCTGTTTCCAACGTGCGCCCCGACCTGTGCGTGGCATGGCGCGATGCCATGAAGGCCCGCGATTTTGACGGCACCATGAAGTATCAGCAGTTGTTCAACCGCATTGTGGGTGTGTACGGATTCTCCTCACCCTTTATGGCGGCCATGAAGGGCCTGCTTGTGGATGCGGGCATTTTTGCCTCTGCCACGGTTGCGTCCCCCTATCAGGAGGCAACTTCTGCCCAGATGTTTGCCGTGCGGGAATTCATGCGCGGTTTTTAA
- a CDS encoding gluconate:H+ symporter: MGTTGALIILGVTIVGIVLLCVRYRVHAFLALMAACAFLGIASGMPLGAIGSSIEKGMGNTLGFLAPILALGAFMGKMLEVSGGAQRLAKSLIGVFGQTKAYWAMLIIGYICGIPVFAQVGMVLLMPLAFSISKESKLSILLVALSLYTGLLVVHCVVPPHPAAMAIAKELNADVGKVILYGLVLVVPGAIIGGPIFAKYISKNIIVPLPEGAVTTVISKDGRDLPNFGGTLLLTLLPLILMIGKTVVEFSSSKDAPYMPLVEFLGHPVIALFISAVASLIFLGVKRGFSSVELSGFCDKSLLPMVSILLVIGAAGSFNKVIMDSGMGNVLKDVLVTLNMHPVIMAWLIASIMRFALGSATVAMMTAAGFISPVLAVHPVDPALMCISIGAGAIGWSHVTDSGFWFFREFLNMSVKDMYLSFTLSGCIVSIITAIFCYLASFVI, encoded by the coding sequence ATGGGAACAACGGGTGCTCTGATTATTCTTGGTGTGACGATCGTCGGCATCGTGTTGCTGTGCGTGCGTTACAGGGTTCATGCATTTTTGGCGTTGATGGCTGCCTGCGCCTTTTTGGGGATTGCCAGCGGCATGCCCCTGGGGGCCATTGGCTCGTCCATTGAAAAGGGTATGGGCAATACCTTGGGCTTTCTGGCTCCCATCCTGGCGCTGGGCGCGTTCATGGGCAAGATGCTCGAAGTCTCGGGCGGCGCGCAGCGGCTCGCCAAATCGCTTATTGGCGTTTTTGGTCAGACCAAGGCCTACTGGGCCATGCTCATTATCGGCTATATTTGCGGTATCCCGGTGTTTGCCCAGGTGGGCATGGTGCTGTTGATGCCTCTGGCCTTCTCCATTTCCAAGGAATCCAAGCTTTCCATCCTGCTGGTGGCGCTTTCGCTCTACACTGGCCTGCTGGTTGTGCACTGCGTTGTGCCGCCGCATCCCGCAGCCATGGCCATTGCCAAGGAACTGAACGCCGATGTGGGCAAGGTGATCCTTTACGGCCTCGTTCTGGTGGTGCCCGGCGCCATCATCGGCGGCCCCATCTTTGCCAAGTACATCAGCAAAAACATCATTGTGCCGCTGCCTGAAGGGGCCGTTACCACGGTTATCAGCAAGGATGGCCGCGACCTGCCCAACTTTGGCGGAACCCTGCTGCTGACACTGCTGCCGCTGATCCTCATGATCGGCAAGACCGTGGTGGAATTTTCCTCCAGCAAGGATGCGCCCTACATGCCCCTGGTGGAATTTTTGGGCCACCCTGTGATCGCCCTGTTCATTTCCGCCGTGGCTTCCCTGATCTTCCTTGGCGTGAAGCGGGGCTTCAGCTCCGTTGAGCTGAGCGGCTTTTGCGACAAATCCCTCCTGCCCATGGTTTCCATTCTGCTGGTCATTGGCGCTGCGGGCAGCTTTAACAAGGTCATCATGGATTCCGGCATGGGCAACGTTCTTAAGGACGTACTGGTCACGCTCAACATGCACCCGGTCATCATGGCCTGGCTGATTGCTTCCATCATGCGCTTTGCCCTTGGCAGCGCCACCGTCGCCATGATGACGGCTGCGGGTTTTATCAGCCCTGTGCTGGCCGTGCATCCTGTTGACCCTGCGCTCATGTGCATTTCCATTGGCGCGGGCGCCATTGGCTGGTCGCATGTTACGGACTCCGGCTTCTGGTTTTTCCGCGAATTCCTGAACATGTCGGTCAAAGACATGTACCTGTCCTTCACGCTGTCTGGCTGCATCGTGTCGATCATCACGGCGATATTCTGCTACCTGGCATCGTTTGTTATCTAA
- a CDS encoding YjhG/YagF family D-xylonate dehydratase: MSIADIYANPQNDVYDVKTHASGPKGSLPLTGDMLRELPCGDIFGMTLDAGMGWKPEDILGPNVLIISTLGGKRNDDGTPDALGLHVGHWELGLQISAASKEIKQQKGVPFASYVTDPCDGRTQGTTGMYDSLPFRNDAAMVFRRQIRSLPTVGAVIGVASCDKGLPATMMALASMHDLPCVLVPGGSTLPPTDGEDLGKVQTIGARYSNNELSLEDAARLGCRACGSAGGGCQFLGTAGTSQVVAEGLGLALPHTALAPSGEPVWVEVGRQSAKAVMGLLKKGITIKDIITDKAIENAMMVHAAFGGSTNLLLHLPAIAHAGGCHRPTVEDWARVNSMAPRLVSVLPNGPVYHPTVRAFMAGGVPEVMLHLRDLGLLHLDALTVTGHTVGENLEWWEKSERRAHFRRMLKELDNVEPDDVIMSPARAKERGLTSTITFPVGNIAPEGSVIKSTAIDPTVIDADGVYRHTAAIKVFTAEPDAIKAIKAGKIEKGDMLVVIGGGPCGTGMEETYQLTSALKHLSYGKYVCLLTDARFSGVSTGACVGHIGPEALVGGPVSKLRDGDIVEMVVDCNKLEGRVNFIGTDPQHPLTPEEGAKVLAGRETHPGLKPAPALPDDTRLWAALQAVSGGTWGGSVYDVDKIVTVLEAGKKALGM, translated from the coding sequence ATGTCCATTGCAGATATTTACGCCAATCCGCAGAACGATGTATATGATGTAAAGACCCATGCTTCCGGCCCCAAGGGTTCGCTGCCGCTCACTGGCGACATGCTGCGCGAACTGCCCTGCGGTGATATTTTCGGCATGACCCTGGATGCGGGCATGGGCTGGAAGCCCGAAGATATTCTTGGCCCCAACGTGCTGATCATCAGCACCCTTGGCGGCAAGCGCAACGACGACGGCACCCCCGATGCCCTGGGCCTGCACGTGGGCCACTGGGAGCTGGGATTGCAGATTTCCGCCGCCAGCAAGGAGATCAAACAGCAGAAGGGCGTGCCTTTTGCCTCATACGTGACCGACCCCTGCGACGGTCGCACCCAGGGCACCACTGGCATGTATGACTCCCTGCCCTTCCGTAACGATGCTGCCATGGTCTTCCGCAGGCAGATCCGCTCCCTGCCCACCGTTGGCGCTGTTATCGGCGTTGCCAGCTGCGACAAGGGTCTGCCCGCAACCATGATGGCTCTGGCCTCCATGCACGACCTGCCCTGCGTGCTCGTGCCCGGCGGTTCGACCCTGCCCCCCACCGACGGCGAAGACCTCGGCAAGGTGCAGACCATCGGCGCGCGTTACTCCAACAATGAACTGAGCCTTGAGGACGCAGCCCGCCTTGGCTGCCGCGCCTGCGGTTCCGCTGGCGGCGGCTGCCAGTTCCTCGGCACTGCCGGCACTTCGCAGGTTGTGGCCGAAGGTCTTGGTCTGGCCCTGCCGCACACGGCCCTTGCCCCCTCTGGCGAACCCGTGTGGGTGGAAGTGGGCCGTCAGTCGGCCAAGGCCGTGATGGGCCTGCTGAAAAAAGGCATCACCATCAAGGATATCATCACCGACAAGGCCATTGAAAACGCCATGATGGTGCATGCGGCCTTTGGCGGTTCCACCAACCTGCTGCTGCATCTGCCCGCCATTGCCCATGCGGGCGGTTGCCATCGCCCCACGGTGGAAGACTGGGCTCGTGTGAACAGCATGGCCCCCCGTCTGGTCAGCGTGCTGCCCAACGGCCCCGTGTATCATCCCACTGTCCGCGCCTTTATGGCTGGCGGCGTGCCGGAAGTCATGCTGCACCTGCGCGACCTTGGCCTGCTGCATCTGGACGCACTCACCGTTACCGGCCATACCGTGGGCGAAAACCTTGAATGGTGGGAAAAGAGCGAACGCCGCGCCCACTTCCGCCGCATGCTCAAGGAGCTGGACAACGTGGAGCCGGACGATGTGATCATGTCGCCCGCCCGCGCCAAAGAACGCGGCCTGACCTCCACCATTACCTTCCCTGTGGGCAACATTGCGCCCGAGGGTTCGGTCATCAAGTCCACGGCCATTGACCCCACGGTCATCGATGCTGACGGCGTTTACCGCCACACGGCGGCCATCAAGGTTTTCACCGCCGAGCCTGACGCCATCAAGGCCATCAAGGCCGGAAAGATCGAAAAGGGCGATATGCTGGTGGTTATCGGCGGCGGCCCCTGCGGCACCGGTATGGAAGAAACCTATCAGCTCACCTCGGCGCTCAAGCATCTGTCGTATGGCAAATATGTGTGCCTGCTGACGGACGCGCGCTTCTCCGGCGTTTCCACCGGTGCGTGCGTGGGCCATATCGGGCCGGAAGCACTGGTGGGCGGCCCTGTTTCCAAGCTGCGCGACGGCGATATTGTGGAAATGGTCGTGGACTGCAACAAGCTGGAAGGCCGCGTCAACTTTATCGGCACTGACCCGCAGCATCCCCTCACGCCTGAGGAAGGCGCCAAGGTACTTGCCGGGCGTGAAACCCACCCCGGCCTCAAGCCCGCGCCCGCCCTGCCTGACGACACCCGCCTGTGGGCGGCTTTGCAGGCCGTGAGCGGCGGCACCTGGGGCGGCAGCGTGTATGATGTGGACAAGATTGTCACAGTGCTCGAGGCTGGCAAAAAAGCCCTGGGCATGTAG
- a CDS encoding amidohydrolase: MRHCDTLLHAACIVTQDEQRRVIEKASLAIDKGLVAAVGPTAEIIQNWQSGNTLHLENMLVLPGLVNAHTHAAMTFLRGLADDMPLMDWLNQRIFPVEQKLTPEMVRLGSLLGYAEMLRTGTTACVDMYLFEESVFEAADTAGLRCLGGEAVFAFPSAAFPGPEAALHATRALAEKYRNHERLRVAVNPHSVYTTTPEILTACRDLAQELALPLHIHLAETPSETQICLSAQGKRPMEYCRGLGLLDVPCTLAHVVDVTSAELDLLARQKAVVAHNPSSNMKLASGAAPVAAMLARGMHVGLGTDGAASNNRLNMFSEMGRAALLHKLTGLDPTLLPAAQVLDMATLGGAAAMHDERLGSLAPGKAADCVALDLNEPNLQPMYNEVSHLVYAATGMETRMTMVGGEVLYQDGRFTRFDYPALCEEMRNVRRFVLEASGA, from the coding sequence ATGCGCCACTGCGACACATTGCTCCATGCCGCCTGCATCGTCACTCAGGACGAGCAGCGCCGCGTTATAGAAAAGGCCTCTCTGGCCATCGACAAGGGTCTGGTTGCCGCAGTCGGCCCCACCGCCGAAATTATCCAGAACTGGCAGTCCGGCAACACCCTGCACCTCGAAAACATGCTCGTTCTGCCGGGCCTCGTCAACGCCCACACCCATGCAGCCATGACCTTCCTGCGCGGCCTTGCCGACGACATGCCGCTCATGGACTGGCTGAACCAGCGAATTTTCCCAGTTGAGCAAAAGCTGACGCCGGAAATGGTGCGCCTCGGCAGCCTGCTTGGCTATGCGGAAATGCTGCGCACGGGCACCACCGCCTGCGTGGACATGTATCTTTTTGAAGAATCGGTCTTTGAAGCCGCCGACACGGCAGGTCTGCGCTGCCTGGGCGGCGAAGCGGTTTTTGCCTTTCCCTCTGCGGCTTTTCCAGGGCCGGAGGCAGCGCTGCACGCCACCCGCGCCCTGGCGGAAAAATATCGCAATCACGAGCGCCTGCGTGTGGCCGTGAACCCGCACAGCGTCTACACCACCACACCGGAGATTCTGACAGCCTGCCGCGACCTCGCGCAGGAGCTGGCCCTGCCCCTGCACATTCATCTGGCGGAAACCCCGTCAGAAACGCAGATATGTCTGTCTGCCCAGGGCAAAAGGCCTATGGAATACTGCCGTGGTCTCGGCCTGCTCGACGTGCCCTGCACCCTTGCCCATGTGGTGGATGTGACCTCGGCGGAGCTTGACCTGCTGGCCCGGCAAAAGGCCGTGGTGGCCCACAATCCATCGTCCAACATGAAGCTGGCCTCGGGCGCTGCTCCGGTGGCGGCCATGCTGGCGCGCGGCATGCATGTGGGCCTTGGCACGGATGGCGCTGCCAGCAACAACAGGCTGAACATGTTTTCAGAAATGGGCCGCGCCGCCCTGCTGCACAAGCTCACAGGGCTTGATCCCACACTGCTGCCTGCGGCGCAGGTGCTGGATATGGCGACCCTCGGCGGCGCAGCCGCCATGCACGATGAACGCCTTGGCTCGCTGGCCCCCGGCAAGGCAGCCGACTGCGTGGCCCTTGATCTCAACGAACCGAACCTGCAACCCATGTATAATGAAGTGTCGCACCTTGTGTATGCGGCCACGGGCATGGAAACCCGCATGACCATGGTGGGCGGCGAGGTTCTGTATCAGGACGGGCGCTTTACCCGCTTCGACTACCCTGCCCTGTGCGAAGAAATGCGCAACGTGCGCCGCTTTGTGCTTGAGGCGTCTGGCGCGTAA